The sequence GATGCGGGCGAGCTCGGCGCGGGCGTCGTCCTCGGAGAGCTTCTCGGTGTTGACGGCGACGCCGACGCAGCGGATCGCCGGGTTCGTCAGCCGGCCGAGCGCGATCGTCATGTGGATGACGTCGCCGATCGTCGGCAGCGCGGTGTTCACGCCGCGCATCGTGGTGCGGGTCGGCTCGTGGCAGACGACGAAGGCGTCGGGCTGGGCGCCGTGCAGGAGCCCGAGCGAGACGCCGGCGAAGGAGGGGTGGAACAGCGAGCCCTGGCCCTCGATCAGGTCCCAGTGGCTCTCGTCTGCCGCCGGCGAGATCCATTCCACCGCCCCCGAGATGAAGTCCGCCACCACCGCGTCGATGGCGACGCCGCGCCCGGAGATCAGCACGCCGGTCTGGCCCGTGGCCTTGAAGTCGGCGTCGAAGCCCGCCTCGCGCATGCCGGTCTCGAGGGCGAGCGCGGTGTATTTCTTGCCGACCGAGCAGTCCGTGCCGACGGTGAGGAGCCGCTTGCCCGGGCGCTTGTCGCCCTTGCCGGTGGCGAAGCGCTCGCTCGAGTGGCGCACGTCGTGGAGCTTGCGGCCGTTGCGGGCCGCGGCCTCCGCGATGGCGGGGACCGAGCCGAGCTTCGTGTGCAGCCCCGCCGCGACGTCGAGGCCGGCGTCGAGAGCGGCGACGATCTCGGACAC comes from Salinarimonas sp. and encodes:
- the dgcN gene encoding N-acetyltransferase DgcN, with product MDIARPYLLFLGDARDALAAKTGLGVVDWRRDWVVGQLRLPGCNADAKLPDMSVAEGAAAGAKTLVVGVVNAGGVLPDHWVSEIVAALDAGLDVAAGLHTKLGSVPAIAEAAARNGRKLHDVRHSSERFATGKGDKRPGKRLLTVGTDCSVGKKYTALALETGMREAGFDADFKATGQTGVLISGRGVAIDAVVADFISGAVEWISPAADESHWDLIEGQGSLFHPSFAGVSLGLLHGAQPDAFVVCHEPTRTTMRGVNTALPTIGDVIHMTIALGRLTNPAIRCVGVAVNTEKLSEDDARAELARIETLYKLPATDPVRFGVGPIVEEVKRRFG